Within the Alteromonas sp. M12 genome, the region TGTCAAAATACTTCGTTTTACCATGGCATCGTTGTTGTACCTAAAATTAAGTTGGCGCAAGTATGTCGTATGCCCCAAAGAAAAAAAAGTAAATTAGCTAATCCAAAAGTTGTTAATGTAGATTGCCAATGACGGTTGACTGAAGAAGCTGTAGCCTGCGGTTTCATTTAGCTTGAATTTAGCCGCGCTCCCCCCATATTTGTATGTATGAATTGACGCCTTGAGCTAGCGTCAACAACAGTCGCTTGAAAATTGCTTATGCATTGCAATTTAAGTTGGCACAAACAGGAGTGAAAATTGACAGTTTTAATTATATTGGGTGTTTTGTTTATTAGTCTTTTGGTTGTCATTCCGTTACTTGAACGTTCCAACTTTAGATTGTCTAGTGAACAAATGTCTAAAATGAGTCGCTGGATATTACCCTTATTAGTGGTAATGGTAGTGATTCAACTGATAATGTATTACGCCTAGTTAATCGGCCTAAATCTCTATCATAAAAGAGAATAGCCCCGCCTTGTCGTTAATAAAAATTCACGCTGAGTAATGAATCACACAATTGCTCAAACTTAAATCTCCCTATACATATAAATGATTATTGTGCTTTTCCAAATTCAAGGTATTAAGCCGTTATTAGCAGTTTGATTATTCAACGTGTGAAGAATCCAACTTTGTCAAACCCAACGCAATGATAGTGATTTTTTGAATCCTTTGTCTCCAACGCCACTGTTTCTGTGTATTTTCCTTATATTTTTTCATTCCTTTATATTTATTTAAAACCCCAAATAGGAATTGATATCATTCGCGTTTGTGTTAACATCCTCTTCCACGTAATTTAGTTTAAATAATTTCAGGGCTTTCCATGCAGTTTAACCAGATTTTTGTTGGTGTTAGTTTAGGACTAATGTCTCTTTCAAGTGCCGCTCAAACACCAGATTCCAGCGATAGTGAAAAAGACCTTGAGGTCATTAGTGTAAATGGAACATATTTTAATGATTATCAGGTGCAAGATGCATCTGGTGCCATGCGTAGCAACATTCCGTTACTAGAAACAGCCCAAGCAGTAACCGTAATTCCTGATACGATTATCAATGAACAGTTAGCCACGACACTCGGTGAAGTACTGCACAATGACGCAAGTTTGTCACCAGGAACTAAACAACGAAATCGTGAAGTCTTTAGCTCCAGAGGTTTTGAATTAAGTTCATCTACCGGTTATTTACGTGACGGCCATCAGCATTGGTCCCATTACCAACAACCCATTGAAACCTTATCCCGTGTCGAAGTTATCAAAGGGCCTTCAAGTATTCTATATGGCCAATCTGCACCGGGCGGCTTAATTAACATGGTTACCAAAAAGCCCACCAATACACGCTTGTTAGAAATAAGCGCGGATACCGATCAACAGGGTTCAACTCGCTTTATGCTTGATGCCGGTGGCGAAATCACGGCTGACACAACTTACCGTGCAGTTGTGGTTAAACAAGACGTTAATTTTGATCGCGAATATCAAAACGGTGAAACCCGTGAACGTGATCGCTTTTTGGGCTCTCTTGCCCTAGAGCACAAGTTCAGCGACGACTTAGTGATAAGTGCCTACTATGACCGCACTAATGATAAAGCTGGTTTAGATACAGGCGCTTGGCTAGATAGCAATGGTGATATCGTCAGTGAGAAGCACACCATTAATGACTTTTCATGGGCATTTACTGATATAACAGTAGAAAATATCGGCGCTAAAGTAACTTATTTCTTTACCCCGGAATGGCAAGTGAAACTTGGTTATAACGAACAGACATTTGAACGTCAGCGTTTTGAATCTTCACCTTCCTTACCTTCTGGTTATCAACAGGGTGATAGCTATACTTCCAATCCTTATGATCGTTTTGATGATTGGCAGTTTAAAACCGCCTTTATAGATTTAAATGGTGAATTCACCTTCGGTGGTATTGAACATAACCTATTGTTTGGTGCTAACGGTCTTGATTATTATTACGGTCAATTAATCGAAAGAGGTGATTCAATCACTTTTACTCCAGGTGAAGTTGAACCAACGGTTCCAGACCTTGATTATCACAGAGATACAACGTTAAGCACCACTGAATATGATTATTATGGCGTTTATTTCCAAGACTTAATGACCTTAAATGAACAATGGCAAGTAGCTATTGGTGGTCGTTACGACAAGCAAAATCGTGAAGGTGCAGACAACGAATCATTATTACCTAAAGTTGGTGTGCTTTATCACCCTGCAGAAAACAGCACTATTTATGTGAACTATTCTGAAGGTTTTGAACCACAATCAAGTGAAACTATTGAAGATGAATTAGATAGAAACTTTGGTATGGAAATCGATGCAACTACCTCTAAACAAATTGAGATAGGTGCTAAATGGGAAGTATCAGATCGTCTATTATTAAATACTGCCATTTTCAATATTGAAAAATCGGGAACACTCATTTCTGAACAATTAAATGACGATCCAGATTATGAGACTGTTACCACTCAGTCTGGTTTACAAACCCATAAAGGGTTTGAAATATCCGCACAAGGTGCCGTTACCGACAAGTGGTTTGTAATGACATCAGCGATGTACTTGCATGCAGAGTATGAAGTAGATGAAACCTATCAAGGTAACACTCCTGCAGATGCCCCTAAATGGTCGGCTTCCATATGGTCACGTTACGAATTATCTGAAAAACTAGCGCTTAATGCGGGTATTTTCTATCAAGGTGAGCGTTTCGCTGACAATGCGAATACGGTCACTAAAGATTCATATGCCAGAGTCGATGTAGGTGCTACATACCGCGCAAACCTAATGGGTAAAGATGTTGATTTTCGTTTGAATATTGAAAACCTTTTGGATAAAGATTACTTAGCTGGTGGCGGTACGAATAACGTTACTATTGGTGATGGTGCAACTGCAAGACTTGCAGTAAAAGCGTCATTCTAAATCCGAATCAACCTTTGGCTGAGCCAATCAGCTAAAGGTTTACCATTGCCGCCTTTGTTTACATAGCGCAACAAGGGCGGTAATTATCTAACACTAACCTTCGTACTCTTTCTTTTCTGGTCACAAACCGTCTCAATTTTAAAAAGTATATTGAGCCGCGCTTTATTAACTTGTACTCTAAAAATAAGTTGAACAATCTGCCAATCCACAATTCGTCAGAGTTTAATTTTCAACTCAACCATCACAATTCAATCATTAAAGCATAAGCCTTAGGAGTAAAATGAAAAACTACTTTCAATTATCTATTCTTCGATCACTTTCATTACTCATTGTGCTTTTCATTGCTGTTTCATTCCGCACTCATGCTGCACAGCAATATGAAATTGACCCTAATTTAGATGAGTCAATTAAATGGTACATAGGTGCCACGGGAAAAGTGGATGATGGCAAGGCTAAAACACTGCTAGAGACCGCAGCTTTGACCAAAGATCCACTAGCGGTTATGTGGATAGCAAGAGTGTATTCAACCGGCAGAATGGGATATCCAGCGGATAAAGACAAAGCAAAAGCTATTGCTAGAGGCGTTATTGCTGATGTAGAAAAACTAGCAGAACAGCGGGTGCCCGAGGCAACTTTTTTGATGGGAACCGCATATGCAGAAGGACTGGCCAAAAAGGAAAATCCTCAAGAGGCAGTTGAATGGTATCGACGAGCCGCCAAGCTTGGCAATGTTCTTGCCCAACATAATTTAGGCAATGCCTACGCTTCAGGAACAGGAGTAGAGCAAAGTGACGAATTAGCTGTAAAGTGGTGGCTGATGGCAGCTGAACAAGGAGATGCCATTCCACAATATCAGTTAGGAGTGATGTATGAGACGGGCAAAGGCGTAACTAAAGATCTCGATCGAGCAAAAAACTGGTACCAACTATCAGCAGAAAAAGGTTACGGCAAGGCGAAAACTGCCCTCAGTAGATTGAACCGGATACACCGACTAAATAGATAGCCAGCGACAAAGCGACATGCTGCTCACAAAACTGGCTTGACCAAGACAGAAATGGATTAAGCATGAGTTAAGCAGACAGCGCCTGAATTCTAGTTTTCAATTTTGGTGATGCAAAATCTAGAAAGCTGCGCATTTTTTGCGGCATATACTTTCTAGTTTTATGAATTATATGCACAGGTGCCGCATCGGGTTCGAACTCTGGCAATATAATTTTAAGGGTTCCCTCATCTACCGCTTGTTTAACTTGGTAGTGTAATTGTTGGGTTATACCAACCCCATTAATTGCCGCTAAAACCGCAGATTCACTATCGGTAACGGTCAAGCGCGATCTAATATTCACATTAATAGCTACATTGGAGTCAGGGCGTTTATAACTCCAATGTGGTGTTGCCATAGCCGTATTGAGAGTGACACATGAAAAATTCACTAAATCATCAGGGGTCGCTAATCTGTGGTGCTGACTTAACACCTGTTGATTGGCACAGGTCACAATTCGCATGTTTCCCACTTGTGTTGCAATCATTGAGCTGTCGGTCAATTTACCAATTCTAAATGCCATATCTACCTCATCTTCGAATAGATTCACATTTCCATCTGACAACAGAAGTTGTACATTGATGTTGGCATACAGCGCTAAAAACTCGGTAACAATAGGCAAAACATATAGCCGACCAAACATCACAGGGGCGGTGACAACTAAATCTCCTCGCGGTTCTGAATATTCTCCTTTAACCCCGCGCTCAGCTTCTTCAACCTGCTCAAGAATTCTTTTACAGGCTCTGATGTAATCAAGACCAGACTCCGTAAATGATAATTTTCGTGTTGTTCTGTGGATCAAGCGAACGCCCAGCTGATTCTCAAGTTCCGATATTTTCCTGCTCAACGTAGGCAGCGGCACTTTCAGCTTCTTGCTTGCAACTGAAAAACTGCCTGCCTCTAAGACTTTTATCAGCATAGACATAGCTTGTAATCGATCCATTATTATCTCACTTTTTGAAAATATCTTTACCAAATTTACCGTATTATCTTTTAAATCACAAAATGTCATAGTGTATTGATTAATGAGCGGAATCAAAATCACTATGAGTAATCAACTACCTGTTAACCCTCAAGTAGCACAAGCATATGATCATGTGGGTATCAGAGTGAGTAATAGAAAAATCTCCCTTCAATTTTACCAACGTCTTGGTTTCAAGGAGACATATCGAATTCCTGAAGGTGAAGCGAATGAAATGGTTACATCAGCAGGTGTGCGCATTAACCTTATTTTTAATGGCGCAAAAACTAAAGATCAAAAAAATGTACTTCTTGATGAAGCAATAAAGAAACCAGGCATTACCCATCCTGCATTTATAATTGATGATATGAATGAATTTTTAGACTGGTTAGCGAAAGAAGGCATAAAAATTACTGAAGGCCCCAAAAAACTAGGGCCTCGCAGAATCTCATTATTCATCCGTGATCCAGACGGAAATGTTCTTGAATTTAACCAATTACTACCTAAGGAAGGAAACAATGAAGCTATATGATTTAGAACTATCAGGCAATTGTTACAAAGTAAGGTTATTCGCCTCACTTGCAGAAATTCCGTTAACTATTACCCCAGTGGACTTCATGCAAGGTGAACACAAAGAAGAACACATATTGCAGTTAAATCCTTGGGGTGAGATTCCAATTTTAAAAGACGGTGACGTGGTTTTGCGAGATGCACAAGCCATTCTTGTCTATCTAGCAAGTAAGTATGGCGGTGAAGCTTGGTGGCCAAGTGAGCCACATTTACAAGCTGACGTGATGCAATGGCTGTCTGTGGCATCGAATGAAATTCAACACGGCCCTAACACCGCTAGGCTAATTGAAAAATTCAATATACAAAGCGATCTGAGCCTATGTTTAGAGCGTTCAACGCGAATATTAGAGTTAATCAATAACCACCTTTTCAACCACGATTGGTTAGCAGCAGGCCGACCAACCATTGCAGATTGTGCTATATATCCCTACATCTCCGTTGCTCATGAAGGAAACATCACAATGATTAAATACACCAATATTACAGCGTGGATGGATCGCATTGAACAGCTACCTGGTTACATTTCAATGCCAGGGAACTAAGCAACTAATCGCTCAGAAAGGTAACGATAAACTGATTTAAAGCGGTGGCAATGAATAGTCAGGACAACAAAGGTAAATATTCATTTACCTTTGTTGGTTGTTTTTAAAGCTCTATGAAAATAATTGCTCCCTCTGTTCTTAAGGAAAATAGAATAGACAAATTTTAACTCTCCCCTCCAAAACCACTAATCAGTCTAAATTTAAATAATATCTTGTTGGACATCGATCAAGCTCGTCAGTTAGGCGTAGATCATTGTTCCACTTATCCAGTTCATTTTGACTCATTCATCTAATTGTTATTATTCGTGCGTTTTTGTTAAAAAAATTAAACAAAAAAACACATCAGTATAAGCTTCAAAAAACCGCACAAAAAAAACTTAACCCATTGTTTTAATGTCTATTTTTAAGGCTGTTGATTATATGTCAACAGCCTGTTGCCTATATGTTACTTGAGCGCTCAATTTTTAAGATGTAAAAACTACCACTTCGAAACAAACATAAAAATAACAAAAAAATAACAGTGGCTAGGAATAATGTTGTCAAAAGATGTGAATAAACAAATAAGTCAGACCGAAAAAGAGACATTTTTTGGCAGTCAAACCAACGCAAAAGAAAATGTTTTGAACAAAGCAGAAGCGTCAAGTGCAGGTATTGATGACCATGCCAAAGAAGTGCTTAATTATATCCATTCGTTACCTCCGGCATACGAGTTCGAACCTAAATATGTTAGACAGTTTAGAAAGAACCCATATGAGCATGCAGAAGTTACAAATATCATCAGGGAAGATATTACTATTCCTTGTGAAAACCATGAGTTAGCCGCACGAGTTTATAGGCCAGCCTCCTCACATGAAAATCTGTACCCTACACTTATCTATTTTCATGGGGGAGGTTTTGTCCTTGGCGACATTGAATCGTACGACAAATTTCTTGCTCAACTTTGTGTGCAGTCGAATGTTGTTATTATTTCTGTAGCCTATCGATTAGCGCCAGAAACAGTGTTTCCCGGAGCGATAGAAGATACCCAAGAAGCCACTGACTGGATTGTGGAAAATGCACAATCTCTTAACTTGGATTCAGCTCGAATTGCATTGGGTGGTGATAGTGCAGGAGCTAACCTTGCAACCGTTTATTGCTTACTCAATAAGGATAAATTCAAACCCTATTTTCAGCTATTGATTTACCCCAGCATTGCTGGAAATGATTCCACACCAAGTCGTGAAGCTTTTTCTAAAAATTTACTGCTAACCGAAAATTTATTGAAATGGTTTCATCAGTTATACATTAGTAAAGAACAAGAAAATGATCCTCGCTTTAACGTATTAAAAGCAAAGGATTTTCAAAATTTACCACCTGCTTTTATTTTAACTTGTGGTTTTGATCCCCTTAGGGATGAAGGCCAAATGTACGCCGATAAACTCACTGAAAACGACGTAGAAGTTAAACATTCTTGCTATACCGACATGTTTCACGGATTTATCAACTTCGGCGTATTACAACAATCAAAAGACGCAGTCTGTGAGTGCGCAATGGTGCTCAAATCGGTGATGTACCAGAAGTAAGATGCAGAAAAAGTAAGACAAGTTTGAAATTAAAACTACTCTATCGGGACACACAATATGAAAATAACTAAAATATTAACTTCAAAAAAATTACTCGCTATTTCTATCACTACAGCATTAGCTTTCTCTGCAAATGCTCAACAAACAAAAAATAGTGAAGACGAACCTGAAAAAATTCAAGTTACAGGTTCATACATTAAACGCACCTCAGTTGATGCTGCAGAGCCTGTACAAGTGCTAGATTACAATTACATTCAGTCTACCGGTGCCACCACGGTTTCAGAGCTGATCGGAAAATTAGCGATTTCTTCCGGTGCTGAAAACCAAGCTGACTCTTTTTCACAAGCCGCTAGCCAAGGAACAGGTAATGTGAATTTACGAGGTTTAGGCTTAAGTTCAACATTGGTGCTCATCAATGGTCGTCGTCAAACAATTTCAGGGGCACTGACCAATGATGGCAGTGTATTTGTGGATACCAGTCATATTCCTATTGATGCCATTGAGCAAATTGAAGTGTTAAAAGAGGGTGCCGCATCTACGTATGGTTCGGATGCCATTGCCGGTGTAGTTAACTTTATATTACGTAAAGATTTTGAAGGGTTTGAAATTAACGCTTCAATCAGCAAAGCCGCCGATAGTAGTCAAAAAGACACTGACATAGGCTTTTTATGGGGAGCTGAATTTGACAACACCTCGATTGTAGTATCAGGTCATTACCTAGACAGAACACCGCTAACAATTGCTGATAGACCTGAGTTAGGTGATGTAGCATTTAGCTCTTTGGGTAATTCATTCTTACTTTTGGCTGATGCTGAGGTAGCCGATGGCCCCTACGCTGGGAGCTATGGGGCCTTTGAAAATGTACCTGACCCCACCTGCTTAGATGATACCTTAGGCATGATAATTCCCCAAGCATATGGTTCACGCTGTGGTTTTAATTATGGGCCTTTATATAACTTGGTGAATACTGAAACCCGTGCACAACTGTATAGCAATATATCTCATGATTTTGACAACGGAATTGCCTTATCTGCTGATATTAGTTGGAGCTCAAATGAGGTAAAAGATAACCCTCAATCACCCAGTTACCCGGACTTAACTTTTCCATACATTGGTCCTACAGACTCAGGTAACCCATTTGGTGTCGGTGTCGTTTGGTTAGGTCGACCATTAGGAGCTGACTATGAACCCGCTTTATCACCCCGTGAAAATGATACCTTCCGCACCTCGTTAAGTTTAGTCGGTGACTTTGATAATGGTTGGAGTTGGGATACAGCATTAACTTACAGTAAAAATAACTATAAGCAGTATCAGCAAGACCAATTGAAATCAAGACTAGTAGCAGCATTAGCAGGGGTGGGTGGTCCGAATAACGATGAGCTGTTTAACCCTTTTGATCGCTCTAGCCTTAGCCAATCAGTTATCGATGACTTTACCTACATGACAGAATCAGAGAAAACCACCGATTTGTTGGTACTTGATGCTGTTGTTAGTGGTGATTTATATGAAGTTTCAGCCGGAGCAATTGGTTTTGCGGCTGGTATTCAAGCGCGAACTGAAAGCTTTAAAGTTGAAACCGATGATGTCAATGAAATCAGATTTGATGACGAAGGCAACCCTATCCCAGTTGATTTAATCTTTCTACAAGGTTTGTCAGAAGTTGATGCTGATAAAAACACCTTTGCACTGTTTGCTGAAAGTGTTATCCCTGTTTCAGAAGACATTGAAATAAAAGCGGCACTGCGTTACGAAAAATTAGAAAATGATTCAAGTGTCGATCCCAAAATAGCCGTTCGCTGGCAAATATCTGATCAATGGATCATGCGCGCATCTGCAAGTACCGCCTTTAGAGACGCATCGTTATCACAGAAAAATGCTTCATCGGCAGTTATTACCAGTATTACCGATTACAACGATGACGGTACCGCAAAATCCAGTGCCTTTGTTGGGGTAATTGCTACAGGTAACGAGGATTTAAAGCCTGAAGAATCTGACAACTACAATATAGGTTTGATTTTTAAACCAACGGATAACTTGGATTTTAAATTAGACTTCTGGCGTGTTGATTATACCAATTTGATCACTGTTGAAAATGCTCAGGGGAAGTTGATTGATGATCCAAATGGTGTAGATATTATTCGTACTGATGCTGGTTTCTTATCTTCTGTCAAAGTTAACTACTTTAATTCATCGTCGGTAAGTGTTGAAGGTATTGACTTCGAATCGACATGGACTTTATCAGATCAGTTTAATATTAGTTTAAATGCATCGCATTTTAATTCGTACGAACTGACTAAAGATAACGGTGAAGTAGTTGAAGCAGCTGGCTCGTTTAATATTGATAACTTTGCTCGCTCAATGCCTGAAACCAAAGGCTCTGTAAACTTTAATTGGTTGGGTGAAAGCCAAAGAGCTTCAATTAATGTTAACTATGTATCAAGCTATGACACTGGAGTAGATGTGTCCGCTTTACCAAACGAAAGTTCAACAGTAGACGCATTTACAACTGTAGATATGCAATATTCGGCTAATTTTTATATTACCGATGACAGTGAAGCTGTATTAACCTTAGGTATTAAAAACCTACTCAATGAAATGCCACCACGTGCTTATATTGCTGAAGGCAGCTTAAGTTATGATCCTAAACAACATAACCCACTAGGCCGTGTACTCTATGCGAAAGTGAAATTAGCATTCTAAATTCGATCCCATAGTTGCAGAAATCAAAGAGGGGGCTTCCCCCTCTTTCCAACAATAAGTTAAAAAATATGTCATTTGTTTTCAATACCACCAAATCAATTGTTAATGCACCTAACGCTGCATCCGAGATAGCTGAATATTGTTACAAGCTCAACATTAAAAATGTCTTGCTAGTGACAGATCCAGGTATTGTCAGCCTTGGGCTACATCAAAAAATAACGACCAGTTTACAAGACAACGCAATAAACTTTGCGGTGTTCAGTGAAGTCGAGGTAGATCCTCCAACAGAAGTCATTGAAAACGCAATATCATTTGCCAGAAAGAACAATATCGATGGCGTAATTGGTCTAGGTGGAGGTAGCTCATTAGATACGGCAAAATTAATCGCGGCACTTACTGATTCTAAGCAATCCCTAAACGACGTCTTTGGTATCGACAAACTTGAAAACTCAAGACTGCCATTAATCCAAATTCCAACCACTGCTGGCACAGGATCTGAAGTGACGCCAATTTCTATTGTCACCACAGGTGAAGCAATGAAAATGGGAATAGTGTCGAGTGTACTACTACCCGATATTGCGCTGCTAGATGCCACTCTGACAGTCAAACTCCCTCCGCATATCACTGCTGCCACAGGCATCGATGCCATGGTGCATGCCATTGAAGCGTACACCAGTAAGATTAAGAAAAACATTTATTCAGATATGCTCGCGCTGCAAGCCTTAACGTTGATGTCGAAAAATATTCAAACTGCAGTGCATCAAGGAGAGAATTTAGCTGCACGCTCTAATATGATGCTAGGTGCAACTTTGGCTGGTCAGGCATTTGCCAATGCGCCCGTAGCCGCTGTTCATGCTCTGGCTTATCCATTAGGTGGTCATTACCATATTCCCCACGGTTTGAGTAATTCGCTGGTATTGCCCCACGTACTGAAGTTTAATATGCCGGCTGCAGCGCACTTGTATGCTGAGTTAGCCGAAGCCATCATTCCTGATACCTGCTCCATGCTTGGTTCTGATACCGAAAAAGCAGAAGCCTTTATCCAACATTTAGAATACCTAATTACAGATATAGGACTTCCCACTCGCTTGGAGAGTGTGGCGGTTACCCAAGACTCTTTAGTCACACTGGCCAAAGATGCAATGAAACAAGAACGCTTATTGATTAATAACCCCAGACCGATGAACGAAGCAGATATTCTAGCCATTTATCAAGCCGCTTATTAGTTCCTTCTAATTGTTAGATGAGATAGTGAAATGACTGAAAAAACACTGAGCAAAGTAGAATCAAGTGCAATACTAAGCGAATCTCCGAAGCAGAGTATTTATGCTGCCTATTTAATTTTTATTTTATTATTAGCCTATACATTTTCGTTTATCGATAGACAAATTTTAAGCTTATTAGTTGAACCTATGAAGCGCGATTTGGACATAAGCGATACGCAAATGAGTTTGTTACAAGGCTTGTCGTTTGCTTTATTTTATACCCTCATGGGGCTCCCTTTAGGGCGGCTAGCTGATAGTAAAAGTCGCAGAGGCATAATTGCTTGGTCCATTTTCATCTGGAGTTTAATGACCGCAGCTTGTGGTTTAGCAAAAAGTTATTGGTCGTTGTTTTTTGCACGCATGGGAGTAGGTGTTGGTGAAGCCGGACTATCTCCAGCAGCGTATTCACTTATCGCCGATAGCGTACCGAAAAAACACTTAGCCAAAGCCATTGGAGTTTACACCATGGGTATCTATCTTGGTGGTGGTATGGCGTTAATTGTTGGCGGCATGGTTATCCAATGGGCTTCTACATTTTCGTCCATCTCCTTACCGATTATAGGTGAAGTTTATGCATGGCAAGCGGTATTTTTAGCCGTCGGTCTGCCAGGGCTGCTGCTAGTACCCTTTCTGTTTACCCTAAAAGAACCTGCACGAAGTGAAAAACAAGAAAAGGCGGTACCAGTAGCCGAAGTT harbors:
- a CDS encoding TonB-dependent receptor, with amino-acid sequence MKITKILTSKKLLAISITTALAFSANAQQTKNSEDEPEKIQVTGSYIKRTSVDAAEPVQVLDYNYIQSTGATTVSELIGKLAISSGAENQADSFSQAASQGTGNVNLRGLGLSSTLVLINGRRQTISGALTNDGSVFVDTSHIPIDAIEQIEVLKEGAASTYGSDAIAGVVNFILRKDFEGFEINASISKAADSSQKDTDIGFLWGAEFDNTSIVVSGHYLDRTPLTIADRPELGDVAFSSLGNSFLLLADAEVADGPYAGSYGAFENVPDPTCLDDTLGMIIPQAYGSRCGFNYGPLYNLVNTETRAQLYSNISHDFDNGIALSADISWSSNEVKDNPQSPSYPDLTFPYIGPTDSGNPFGVGVVWLGRPLGADYEPALSPRENDTFRTSLSLVGDFDNGWSWDTALTYSKNNYKQYQQDQLKSRLVAALAGVGGPNNDELFNPFDRSSLSQSVIDDFTYMTESEKTTDLLVLDAVVSGDLYEVSAGAIGFAAGIQARTESFKVETDDVNEIRFDDEGNPIPVDLIFLQGLSEVDADKNTFALFAESVIPVSEDIEIKAALRYEKLENDSSVDPKIAVRWQISDQWIMRASASTAFRDASLSQKNASSAVITSITDYNDDGTAKSSAFVGVIATGNEDLKPEESDNYNIGLIFKPTDNLDFKLDFWRVDYTNLITVENAQGKLIDDPNGVDIIRTDAGFLSSVKVNYFNSSSVSVEGIDFESTWTLSDQFNISLNASHFNSYELTKDNGEVVEAAGSFNIDNFARSMPETKGSVNFNWLGESQRASINVNYVSSYDTGVDVSALPNESSTVDAFTTVDMQYSANFYITDDSEAVLTLGIKNLLNEMPPRAYIAEGSLSYDPKQHNPLGRVLYAKVKLAF
- a CDS encoding TonB-dependent receptor; translation: MQFNQIFVGVSLGLMSLSSAAQTPDSSDSEKDLEVISVNGTYFNDYQVQDASGAMRSNIPLLETAQAVTVIPDTIINEQLATTLGEVLHNDASLSPGTKQRNREVFSSRGFELSSSTGYLRDGHQHWSHYQQPIETLSRVEVIKGPSSILYGQSAPGGLINMVTKKPTNTRLLEISADTDQQGSTRFMLDAGGEITADTTYRAVVVKQDVNFDREYQNGETRERDRFLGSLALEHKFSDDLVISAYYDRTNDKAGLDTGAWLDSNGDIVSEKHTINDFSWAFTDITVENIGAKVTYFFTPEWQVKLGYNEQTFERQRFESSPSLPSGYQQGDSYTSNPYDRFDDWQFKTAFIDLNGEFTFGGIEHNLLFGANGLDYYYGQLIERGDSITFTPGEVEPTVPDLDYHRDTTLSTTEYDYYGVYFQDLMTLNEQWQVAIGGRYDKQNREGADNESLLPKVGVLYHPAENSTIYVNYSEGFEPQSSETIEDELDRNFGMEIDATTSKQIEIGAKWEVSDRLLLNTAIFNIEKSGTLISEQLNDDPDYETVTTQSGLQTHKGFEISAQGAVTDKWFVMTSAMYLHAEYEVDETYQGNTPADAPKWSASIWSRYELSEKLALNAGIFYQGERFADNANTVTKDSYARVDVGATYRANLMGKDVDFRLNIENLLDKDYLAGGGTNNVTIGDGATARLAVKASF
- a CDS encoding LysR family transcriptional regulator, encoding MDRLQAMSMLIKVLEAGSFSVASKKLKVPLPTLSRKISELENQLGVRLIHRTTRKLSFTESGLDYIRACKRILEQVEEAERGVKGEYSEPRGDLVVTAPVMFGRLYVLPIVTEFLALYANINVQLLLSDGNVNLFEDEVDMAFRIGKLTDSSMIATQVGNMRIVTCANQQVLSQHHRLATPDDLVNFSCVTLNTAMATPHWSYKRPDSNVAINVNIRSRLTVTDSESAVLAAINGVGITQQLHYQVKQAVDEGTLKIILPEFEPDAAPVHIIHKTRKYMPQKMRSFLDFASPKLKTRIQALSA
- a CDS encoding glutathione S-transferase, whose product is MKLYDLELSGNCYKVRLFASLAEIPLTITPVDFMQGEHKEEHILQLNPWGEIPILKDGDVVLRDAQAILVYLASKYGGEAWWPSEPHLQADVMQWLSVASNEIQHGPNTARLIEKFNIQSDLSLCLERSTRILELINNHLFNHDWLAAGRPTIADCAIYPYISVAHEGNITMIKYTNITAWMDRIEQLPGYISMPGN
- a CDS encoding VOC family protein, producing the protein MSNQLPVNPQVAQAYDHVGIRVSNRKISLQFYQRLGFKETYRIPEGEANEMVTSAGVRINLIFNGAKTKDQKNVLLDEAIKKPGITHPAFIIDDMNEFLDWLAKEGIKITEGPKKLGPRRISLFIRDPDGNVLEFNQLLPKEGNNEAI
- a CDS encoding iron-containing alcohol dehydrogenase; the protein is MSFVFNTTKSIVNAPNAASEIAEYCYKLNIKNVLLVTDPGIVSLGLHQKITTSLQDNAINFAVFSEVEVDPPTEVIENAISFARKNNIDGVIGLGGGSSLDTAKLIAALTDSKQSLNDVFGIDKLENSRLPLIQIPTTAGTGSEVTPISIVTTGEAMKMGIVSSVLLPDIALLDATLTVKLPPHITAATGIDAMVHAIEAYTSKIKKNIYSDMLALQALTLMSKNIQTAVHQGENLAARSNMMLGATLAGQAFANAPVAAVHALAYPLGGHYHIPHGLSNSLVLPHVLKFNMPAAAHLYAELAEAIIPDTCSMLGSDTEKAEAFIQHLEYLITDIGLPTRLESVAVTQDSLVTLAKDAMKQERLLINNPRPMNEADILAIYQAAY
- a CDS encoding alpha/beta hydrolase is translated as MLSKDVNKQISQTEKETFFGSQTNAKENVLNKAEASSAGIDDHAKEVLNYIHSLPPAYEFEPKYVRQFRKNPYEHAEVTNIIREDITIPCENHELAARVYRPASSHENLYPTLIYFHGGGFVLGDIESYDKFLAQLCVQSNVVIISVAYRLAPETVFPGAIEDTQEATDWIVENAQSLNLDSARIALGGDSAGANLATVYCLLNKDKFKPYFQLLIYPSIAGNDSTPSREAFSKNLLLTENLLKWFHQLYISKEQENDPRFNVLKAKDFQNLPPAFILTCGFDPLRDEGQMYADKLTENDVEVKHSCYTDMFHGFINFGVLQQSKDAVCECAMVLKSVMYQK
- a CDS encoding tetratricopeptide repeat protein produces the protein MKNYFQLSILRSLSLLIVLFIAVSFRTHAAQQYEIDPNLDESIKWYIGATGKVDDGKAKTLLETAALTKDPLAVMWIARVYSTGRMGYPADKDKAKAIARGVIADVEKLAEQRVPEATFLMGTAYAEGLAKKENPQEAVEWYRRAAKLGNVLAQHNLGNAYASGTGVEQSDELAVKWWLMAAEQGDAIPQYQLGVMYETGKGVTKDLDRAKNWYQLSAEKGYGKAKTALSRLNRIHRLNR